A region of Salvelinus alpinus chromosome 6, SLU_Salpinus.1, whole genome shotgun sequence DNA encodes the following proteins:
- the helt gene encoding hairy and enhancer of split-related protein helt, translated as MASKMKDRKRTPISHKVIEKRRRDRINRCLNELGKTVPMARAKQNSGKLEKAEILEMTVQYLRALHSADFPRGREKGELLGEFANYFHYGYHECMKNLVHYLTTEERVETKDIKYARILAFLQSKSRVATEPVFGSMGALPDQADYLCQLHSSPESLQSHSPNDSVFQQSPPGHFSWHSTARSPTISYPTVPLSAPTQQHHGGYLSPVQGLDHHYFNFFNGHPHANAFSLHSTQHAL; from the exons ATGGCATCCAAGATGAAGGATCGCAAG AGAACTCCCATCTCCCATAAAGTGATAGAAAAAAGAAGACGAGATCGCATCAACCGCTGCCTAAACGAACTGGGGAAAACCGTGCCAATGGCGCGCGCGAAACAG aactcTGGAAAGCTGGAGAAGGCCGAGATTCTGGAGATGACAGTTCAGTATCTACGAGCGCTGCACTCTGCAGACTTCCCCCGGGGCAGAGAAAAGG GTGAGCTACTGGGGGAGTTCGCCAACTACTTCCACTACGGCTACCACGAGTGCATGAAGAACCTAGTGCACTACCTGACCACGGAGGAGAGGGTTGAGACCAAAGACATCAAGTACGCAAGGATCCTGGCCTTTCTTCAGTCCAAGTCCCGGGTCGCCACCGAGCCGGTGTTCGGCTCCATGGGCGCATTGCCAGACCAGGCAGATTATCTGTGCCAGTTGCACTCCTCCCCGGAGTCACTCCAGAGCCACAGCCCCAACGACTCCGTGTTTCAGCAGAGCCCACCCGGACACTTCTCTTGGCACAGCACGGCGCGCAGCCCGACCATCTCGTATCCAACGGTGCCGCTTTCCGCGCCGACGCAACAGCACCATGGTGGCTACCTGTCACCAGTGCAAGGACTTGACCATCACTACTTCAACTTTTTCAACGGCCACCCGCACGCGAATGCGTTCAGTTTGCACAGTACGCAACACGCGTTGTAA